In Streptomyces sp. DG2A-72, one genomic interval encodes:
- a CDS encoding ABC transporter ATP-binding protein, translating into MTVTTLEKTAAAQKAATVEFRGLRREFGTTVALDGLDLTVRPGEFLALLGPSGCGKTTALRMLAGFEHPDAGEVLVDGEDVTRVPAHRRDAGMVFQSYSLFPHLSALDNVAFGLRMRKVPTAERRARAAELLDLVGLADKGERFPHQLSGGQQQRIALARALALRPRVLLLDEPLSALDAKVRLTLREEIRRLQQELGITTLFVTHDQEEALSIADRVAVMRAGRLEQCAAPAELYARPATAFVAEFVGTMSRIPGLVKGAAVEALGQRLPVDGEAPAATEVDVLVRPEAVNVSADVSGDALVVATAFLGAATRLTVRLTDGTEVKADVPTYEAAGLGAGTAVRLSLPQRPVLVAERTD; encoded by the coding sequence ATGACCGTCACCACGCTTGAGAAGACGGCCGCCGCTCAGAAGGCGGCTACCGTCGAGTTCCGGGGCCTGCGCCGCGAGTTCGGCACGACCGTCGCCCTGGACGGCCTTGACCTGACCGTGCGGCCGGGGGAGTTCCTGGCCCTGCTCGGTCCGTCCGGCTGCGGCAAGACCACCGCGCTGCGCATGCTCGCCGGGTTCGAACACCCCGATGCCGGCGAGGTGCTGGTCGACGGCGAGGACGTCACCCGCGTCCCGGCCCACCGCCGCGACGCCGGGATGGTCTTCCAGTCGTACAGCCTCTTCCCGCACCTCAGCGCTCTCGACAACGTGGCCTTCGGGCTGCGGATGCGCAAGGTGCCTACGGCCGAACGGCGGGCGCGTGCCGCCGAGTTGCTGGACCTGGTGGGCCTCGCCGACAAGGGCGAACGCTTCCCGCACCAGCTTTCCGGCGGTCAGCAGCAGCGCATCGCTCTGGCCCGCGCCCTCGCCCTGCGCCCACGCGTGCTCCTCCTCGACGAACCGCTGTCGGCACTCGACGCCAAGGTCCGTCTCACCCTGCGCGAGGAGATCCGCCGCCTGCAGCAGGAGCTCGGCATCACCACTCTGTTCGTGACGCACGACCAGGAAGAGGCCCTGTCGATCGCCGACCGGGTCGCCGTCATGCGAGCCGGGAGGCTCGAACAGTGCGCGGCCCCAGCCGAGTTGTACGCACGACCCGCCACCGCCTTCGTCGCCGAGTTCGTCGGCACGATGAGCCGGATTCCCGGGCTTGTGAAGGGCGCTGCGGTCGAAGCGCTCGGGCAGCGGCTGCCGGTCGACGGTGAGGCGCCGGCCGCGACGGAGGTCGATGTGCTGGTGCGGCCGGAGGCGGTGAACGTCTCGGCGGACGTGTCCGGCGACGCACTGGTGGTGGCCACGGCGTTCCTCGGGGCGGCCACGCGGCTGACCGTCCGGCTCACCGACGGAACCGAGGTGAAGGCCGATGTGCCCACGTACGAGGCGGCCGGACTCGGGGCGGGAACCGCCGTACGGCTCTCCCTCCCGCAGCGGCCGGTCCTCGTCGCCGAACGTACGGACTGA
- a CDS encoding ABC transporter permease translates to MARLNLWRWGVLGLAGLYFLVPLAASVVFTVDVPGQGITFDAYGQIFSTDGFVSSLLLSLELAAVTIAIVLLLMVPAMVALRLGAPRLRPVVEVVCSLPLVVPPIAFVAGIGTVLKWGPEHLSRTPLFQTFVAIQNPDFPFVLVLAYVVMALPFVYRALDAGLRAIDVSTLVEAARSCGAGWPQALVQAVLPNLRGALLNASFLTLALVLGEFTVAQLLGFTPFAVWIVNVSGSNAQLSVAVSVLSLLVTWAMLLALTTIGGRSRTASRG, encoded by the coding sequence ATGGCTCGCCTGAACCTGTGGCGGTGGGGTGTGCTCGGCCTCGCCGGACTGTACTTCCTGGTGCCGCTGGCCGCGTCCGTGGTCTTCACGGTCGACGTGCCCGGGCAGGGCATCACCTTCGACGCCTACGGTCAGATTTTCTCCACCGACGGCTTCGTCTCCAGCCTGCTGCTCTCGTTGGAGCTCGCCGCCGTCACCATCGCCATCGTGCTGTTGCTGATGGTGCCCGCCATGGTCGCGCTGCGGCTCGGCGCGCCCCGGCTGCGGCCGGTCGTCGAGGTGGTGTGCTCGCTGCCGCTGGTCGTGCCGCCCATCGCGTTCGTCGCCGGCATCGGGACGGTGCTGAAGTGGGGGCCCGAACACCTCTCGCGCACCCCGCTGTTCCAGACCTTCGTCGCCATCCAGAACCCGGACTTCCCGTTCGTCCTCGTCCTGGCCTACGTCGTGATGGCGCTGCCCTTCGTGTACCGCGCCCTGGACGCCGGACTGCGCGCCATCGACGTATCCACCCTCGTCGAGGCCGCCCGCAGCTGCGGGGCCGGCTGGCCGCAGGCGCTCGTCCAGGCCGTCCTGCCCAACCTGCGCGGCGCCCTGCTCAACGCCTCCTTCCTCACGCTGGCCCTGGTGCTCGGCGAGTTCACGGTCGCGCAGCTGCTGGGCTTTACGCCCTTCGCCGTGTGGATCGTGAACGTCAGCGGCTCCAACGCTCAGCTCTCCGTCGCAGTGTCCGTGCTCAGTCTGCTCGTCACCTGGGCCATGCTCCTCGCGCTCACCACAATCGGCGGGCGCTCCCGAACCGCTTCCCGGGGATGA
- a CDS encoding ABC transporter permease subunit, with protein MTATLTRVDDTVTAAPVQRRRRALGWLAVVPLLAFTALAFGLPALAMLDGAFTVKDPATGASSYTVENLSASLQGAYLTALLGSVKLSAVSAALGAVLGLPLAQAVVTSRFRALREAVLTASGVLANFGGVPLAFAFVATLGNAGVLTRHLGLTDKGWDLYSFWGLVLVYLYFLIPLMVLTITPALEGLRVQWREAAQNNGATAVQYWRHVALPVLAPTLLGGFVLLFGSAFAAYATAAAMVGSSIPLVTLQIADALSGNVLVGQENVALALSLDMVLVAGLVMAVYLPLQRRSARWLA; from the coding sequence ATGACGGCCACCCTCACGCGGGTCGACGACACGGTGACCGCCGCTCCGGTGCAGCGGCGGCGCCGTGCCCTCGGCTGGCTCGCCGTCGTCCCGCTGCTCGCCTTCACCGCGCTCGCCTTCGGGCTCCCCGCCCTGGCCATGCTCGACGGCGCCTTCACCGTCAAGGACCCGGCCACGGGCGCCAGTTCGTACACCGTGGAGAACCTGAGCGCCTCGCTGCAGGGCGCGTATCTCACGGCTCTCCTCGGCAGCGTCAAGCTGTCCGCCGTTTCCGCCGCCCTGGGTGCCGTGCTCGGGCTGCCGCTCGCGCAGGCCGTGGTGACCTCCCGGTTCCGGGCGCTGCGCGAGGCCGTGCTCACCGCGTCCGGGGTCCTCGCCAACTTCGGTGGTGTCCCGCTGGCGTTCGCCTTCGTCGCCACGCTCGGCAACGCCGGTGTGCTGACCCGGCACCTGGGTCTGACGGACAAGGGCTGGGACCTTTACAGCTTTTGGGGGCTGGTGCTCGTCTATCTGTACTTCCTGATACCGCTGATGGTGCTCACCATCACCCCGGCCCTGGAGGGGCTGCGCGTGCAGTGGCGCGAGGCCGCGCAGAACAACGGTGCTACCGCGGTGCAGTACTGGCGGCACGTGGCGTTGCCGGTGCTGGCGCCTACGCTGCTGGGCGGGTTCGTGTTGCTGTTCGGCAGCGCTTTCGCCGCGTATGCCACCGCCGCCGCCATGGTGGGCAGCTCCATCCCGCTGGTCACCCTGCAGATCGCCGACGCCCTCTCCGGCAACGTCCTCGTCGGCCAGGAGAACGTGGCACTCGCCCTCAGCCTCGACATGGTCCTCGTCGCGGGCCTGGTCATGGCCGTGTACCTGCCCCTGCAACGACGGAGCGCGCGATGGCTCGCCTGA
- a CDS encoding ABC transporter substrate-binding protein — protein MTVSLPRTAVLGGSLAVVAALALSACGAAPDNASTTADGKNAATATSAAGFGGMDALVKAAKAEGTLHAIALPRDWANYGALIDGFEKKYGIKVEVENPGGSSQDEINAVTSRKGQDRSPDVLDLGSSFALSAAQQGLLAPYKAAAFADIPAEQKDGQGRWYNDYGGYISIGCDAKRVKECPETFADLLKPQYKGQVALNGNPTKSGSAFAGVWAASLAEGGSFDDIQPGIDFFGKLKKNGNYTPVEATPATVEKGETPITIDWDYLNAGYAEEFKSKGVDWTVSVPSDGKFSQYYSQAINKDAPHPAAARLWEEYLYSVEGQNLWLKGYARPALMPAMEKAGTLDKTAAAKLPEVSGTPSFPTEEQQNKAKTVLGQGWAKAVSG, from the coding sequence GTGACTGTGTCCCTGCCGAGAACAGCCGTCCTTGGCGGCTCCCTCGCCGTCGTCGCCGCCCTTGCTCTGAGTGCGTGCGGCGCCGCCCCCGACAACGCGTCCACCACCGCCGACGGCAAGAACGCCGCCACCGCCACTTCCGCCGCCGGCTTCGGCGGCATGGACGCGCTGGTGAAGGCGGCCAAGGCGGAGGGCACGCTGCACGCCATCGCGCTGCCCCGTGACTGGGCCAACTACGGCGCCCTCATCGACGGCTTCGAGAAGAAGTACGGCATCAAGGTCGAGGTCGAGAACCCGGGCGGCTCCAGCCAGGACGAGATCAACGCCGTCACCTCGCGCAAGGGCCAGGACCGTTCGCCGGACGTGCTCGACCTCGGCAGCTCCTTCGCGCTGAGCGCGGCCCAGCAGGGGCTGCTCGCGCCGTACAAGGCGGCGGCCTTCGCCGACATTCCTGCGGAGCAGAAGGACGGGCAGGGGCGCTGGTACAACGACTACGGCGGCTACATCTCCATCGGGTGCGACGCGAAGCGGGTCAAGGAGTGCCCCGAGACCTTCGCCGACCTGCTGAAGCCGCAGTACAAGGGCCAGGTCGCTCTCAACGGCAACCCGACCAAGTCGGGTTCGGCCTTCGCCGGCGTCTGGGCGGCCTCCCTCGCCGAAGGCGGTTCCTTCGACGACATTCAGCCCGGCATCGACTTCTTCGGCAAGCTCAAGAAGAACGGCAACTACACGCCCGTCGAGGCGACCCCGGCCACCGTCGAGAAGGGCGAGACGCCTATCACCATCGACTGGGACTACCTCAACGCCGGTTACGCCGAGGAGTTCAAGTCCAAGGGCGTCGACTGGACGGTGTCGGTGCCGAGCGACGGCAAGTTCTCCCAGTACTACTCCCAGGCCATCAACAAGGACGCCCCGCACCCGGCGGCCGCCCGCCTGTGGGAGGAGTACCTCTACAGCGTCGAGGGCCAGAACCTGTGGCTCAAGGGATACGCCCGCCCGGCCCTGATGCCCGCCATGGAGAAGGCCGGCACCCTCGACAAGACGGCCGCGGCCAAGCTGCCCGAGGTCTCCGGGACGCCCTCTTTCCCGACCGAGGAGCAGCAGAACAAGGCCAAGACGGTCCTCGGGCAGGGCTGGGCGAAGGCCGTCTCCGGATGA
- a CDS encoding GntR family transcriptional regulator, which yields MAARHEEIADELRREIDREEYTVGSVLPSETDLAARYGVSRGTVRQAVAALTAEGLIGSRQGARRVVLASRRSQSFAELRSFAQWAHAMGREATGRVVAQGYRPATKEDAVRLQLRVGAPVLHVLRVRALDGEPVLLERTVYADWISPTVEPIEPDCPSITQRLYDDTGLVFAYGEHVIDAVAAGAQDAELLRVRRTSPLLRVRRVTTTHEGRPVEWSDDRYRSDAVSFSVHNSIGNNALARKTADQVCCLES from the coding sequence ATGGCGGCACGACACGAGGAGATCGCCGACGAACTCCGGCGGGAGATCGACCGCGAGGAGTACACCGTCGGCAGTGTGCTGCCCTCGGAGACCGACCTCGCGGCCCGCTACGGTGTCTCCCGCGGCACCGTCCGCCAGGCCGTCGCCGCCCTGACCGCCGAGGGGCTCATCGGTTCTCGCCAGGGCGCCCGCCGCGTGGTCCTGGCCAGCCGCCGCAGCCAGAGCTTCGCCGAGCTGCGCAGCTTCGCTCAGTGGGCGCACGCGATGGGGCGCGAGGCGACCGGCCGGGTGGTGGCACAGGGGTACCGCCCGGCAACCAAGGAGGACGCGGTACGCCTGCAACTGCGCGTCGGAGCCCCGGTGTTGCACGTTCTGCGGGTTCGCGCCCTGGACGGCGAACCGGTATTGCTGGAGCGGACCGTGTACGCCGACTGGATCTCCCCCACCGTAGAGCCGATCGAGCCGGACTGCCCGTCCATCACCCAACGCCTCTACGACGACACAGGGCTGGTCTTCGCATACGGCGAGCACGTCATCGACGCGGTGGCGGCCGGCGCCCAGGACGCCGAACTGCTCAGGGTGCGCCGCACCAGCCCGCTCCTTCGCGTTCGCCGGGTCACCACGACCCACGAAGGGCGCCCGGTGGAGTGGTCGGACGACCGCTACCGCTCGGACGCCGTGAGCTTCAGCGTGCACAACTCGATCGGGAACAACGCGCTGGCCCGGAAGACCGCGGACCAGGTGTGCTGCTTGGAGTCGTGA
- a CDS encoding small secreted hydrophilic protein, producing the protein MVFSKRIAVLAAVVAIPLGIATTSYVLTDSPSSAEVPRKVELDSGSPSATPTKPTPSDEVVSRPPVHNDASGDDDDRDTGDADDGPRDDG; encoded by the coding sequence ATGGTCTTCTCGAAGCGCATCGCCGTCCTGGCCGCGGTCGTGGCGATTCCTCTCGGTATCGCCACGACCAGCTATGTCCTGACGGACAGCCCGAGTTCGGCAGAGGTGCCGCGCAAGGTGGAGCTGGACAGTGGATCGCCCTCGGCGACGCCCACGAAGCCGACGCCGAGCGACGAGGTGGTGTCACGGCCACCGGTGCACAACGATGCCTCCGGTGATGACGACGACCGTGATACGGGAGACGCAGACGACGGACCTCGTGACGACGGCTGA
- a CDS encoding ATP-binding protein yields the protein MTTTVIRETQTTDLVTTAEPAAVRRRVSARVRILLWLLFVMAVALASVATTTRSILLREVDARVSVELSQEANEFSNFEERSADPETGRPFTDPGRLLRTYLAGQYPDPDEELMGLMRRPGTDPATLVQDREVPVKLPLHQDDSALREIFASPDSTGTQDRAVGEIRWAKVAVARSGSAPEAAFVVAVHPGREKARANEVFRVLLVISGVALLMTTGIGWVVAGRILKPVRLVRTTAADLTEHDLTRRIPVRGNDDIAALAETFNAMLDRLERAFAAQREFVDDAGHELRTPITIVRGHLELMGDDPAERAETVRLVTDELDRMSRIVEDLLLLAKAERPDFVTPEPVQLAELTADVFVKARTLGERRWELAEVADREVRLDPQRVTQAMVQLAQNAVQHTTAGQSIRIGSRAVGSHIELYVADSGPGVQPEDADVIFERFRRGTARRGARGSGAGLGLAIVKAIAEGHHGHVRLEDTEGGGATFVLVLEEERT from the coding sequence ATGACGACGACCGTGATACGGGAGACGCAGACGACGGACCTCGTGACGACGGCTGAGCCCGCTGCTGTACGCAGACGGGTCTCGGCCCGGGTCCGCATCCTGCTCTGGCTGCTGTTCGTCATGGCGGTCGCGCTCGCCTCGGTGGCCACGACCACACGCTCGATCCTGCTGCGGGAGGTCGACGCCCGGGTCAGTGTGGAGCTCTCCCAGGAGGCGAACGAGTTCAGCAACTTCGAGGAGCGGAGCGCGGACCCCGAGACCGGGCGGCCGTTCACCGATCCGGGGCGGCTGCTGCGGACCTACCTGGCGGGTCAGTACCCCGATCCCGATGAGGAACTGATGGGGCTCATGAGACGCCCGGGCACGGATCCCGCGACGCTCGTCCAGGACCGCGAGGTTCCGGTGAAACTGCCCCTGCACCAGGACGACTCGGCGCTCCGGGAGATCTTCGCGTCCCCGGACTCCACCGGCACTCAGGACCGCGCCGTCGGCGAGATCCGCTGGGCCAAGGTCGCCGTCGCCCGCTCCGGCAGTGCTCCGGAGGCGGCCTTCGTCGTCGCCGTCCACCCGGGGCGCGAAAAGGCCCGCGCCAATGAGGTGTTCCGCGTCCTTCTCGTCATCTCCGGGGTCGCACTGCTGATGACCACCGGCATCGGCTGGGTGGTCGCCGGACGCATCCTCAAACCCGTCCGTCTCGTGCGCACCACCGCCGCGGATCTCACCGAGCACGACCTCACCCGGCGCATCCCGGTGCGCGGCAACGACGACATCGCCGCCCTCGCCGAGACGTTCAACGCGATGCTGGACCGTCTGGAGCGCGCCTTCGCGGCCCAGCGTGAGTTCGTCGACGACGCGGGCCACGAGTTGCGCACGCCGATCACCATCGTGCGCGGCCATCTGGAGCTGATGGGTGACGACCCGGCGGAGCGTGCGGAGACCGTGCGCCTGGTCACGGACGAACTGGACCGGATGAGCCGGATCGTGGAGGACCTGCTGCTGCTCGCCAAGGCCGAGCGCCCCGACTTCGTCACCCCCGAGCCGGTGCAGCTCGCCGAGCTCACCGCCGACGTCTTCGTCAAGGCGCGCACGCTGGGCGAGCGCCGCTGGGAGCTCGCCGAGGTCGCCGACCGCGAGGTGCGGCTCGATCCGCAGCGCGTCACGCAGGCGATGGTGCAGCTCGCGCAGAACGCCGTGCAGCACACGACCGCCGGGCAGTCGATCCGCATAGGCTCCCGCGCCGTCGGCTCGCACATCGAGCTGTACGTCGCCGATTCCGGGCCGGGCGTGCAGCCCGAGGACGCCGACGTGATCTTCGAGCGGTTCCGGCGCGGGACCGCCCGGCGCGGCGCCCGCGGCTCGGGGGCCGGGCTCGGCCTCGCGATCGTCAAGGCCATCGCCGAGGGCCACCACGGACACGTACGGCTGGAAGACACCGAGGGCGGCGGCGCCACCTTCGTCCTCGTACTGGAAGAGGAGCGCACGTGA
- a CDS encoding response regulator transcription factor has protein sequence MNRILIVEDEERIASFVEKGLRANGFTTTVVADGDAAYEYALTGGFDLVVLDIGLPGRDGFTVLRELREARVTVPVIVLTARDSVRDTVAGLEGGADDWMTKPFRFEELLARVRLRLRTAARAPEVTVLRSGSLSLDLRTRRARAGERTVDLTAREFVLLELFLRHPGQVLSREQILSHVWGYDFDPGSNIVDVYVRTLRKKLGPEQVETVRGMGYRLPT, from the coding sequence GTGAACCGGATTCTCATCGTCGAGGACGAAGAGCGCATCGCCTCCTTCGTGGAGAAGGGCCTGCGCGCCAACGGCTTCACCACGACCGTCGTGGCCGACGGCGACGCGGCCTATGAGTACGCCCTGACCGGCGGCTTCGACCTGGTGGTGTTGGACATCGGGCTGCCGGGCCGGGACGGTTTCACGGTGCTGCGGGAACTGCGCGAGGCCCGGGTCACCGTCCCGGTGATCGTGCTGACCGCGCGGGACTCCGTACGGGACACAGTGGCTGGTCTGGAAGGCGGCGCCGACGACTGGATGACCAAGCCGTTCCGCTTCGAGGAACTTCTCGCTCGGGTGCGGCTGCGGTTGCGTACGGCGGCCCGGGCGCCGGAGGTGACGGTGCTGCGGTCCGGCTCGCTGAGCCTGGACCTGCGCACTCGCAGGGCGCGGGCCGGGGAGCGGACGGTGGACCTGACGGCTCGTGAGTTCGTGCTCCTGGAGCTGTTCCTGCGGCATCCGGGGCAGGTGCTGTCCCGGGAGCAGATCCTGTCGCACGTGTGGGGCTACGACTTCGACCCCGGGTCCAACATCGTGGACGTCTACGTGCGGACGCTGCGCAAGAAACTGGGGCCGGAGCAGGTGGAGACGGTACGCGGGATGGGTTACCGGCTGCCGACATGA
- a CDS encoding SLC13 family permease, with the protein MTLNLRLTAALCVALSLCALLAVPGNFPGLSGEARLTLAVFALATCAWIGTPIDDTYIALGAGLALTATGVISSETLFGTLGDQTVWLLICAFVLAAAVARTGLAGRAAAFLVGGARTVRQLVHLTTAALVVTAFAVPATSGRAALALPVFLALAKALADRRRLVVMLALLFPTVILLSAVATLIGAGAHLITASVLWEATGERIGFTQWLLLGLPLAVVSSHLAAEVVLLTTTGRTDRKGPVRITAEQIQEHSDQPVTGPWSSAETRCALLLGTVVVLWCSEPLHRVSPAVVALIGAVVASSPALGTVRLKEALKTVPWPLLLFMAATMAMGVALAESGAAKWLVSGLPKGVTPAVFLTVVVVISTVAHLVLQSRSARSSVLVPLVVAAAAVAGVNPVAAALASTAAAGFCHTLPASAKPVALFADIPGLPTYTPRDLLRLSAVLAPLTAALVLLFALAVWPLLGVPVLKS; encoded by the coding sequence GTGACCCTGAATCTTCGCCTGACCGCGGCCCTGTGCGTGGCGCTGTCCCTGTGCGCGCTGCTCGCGGTGCCCGGCAACTTCCCCGGCCTGAGCGGGGAAGCGCGCCTCACTCTCGCCGTGTTCGCCCTGGCGACCTGTGCCTGGATCGGCACGCCGATCGACGACACGTACATCGCGCTGGGCGCCGGACTCGCGCTGACGGCGACCGGGGTGATCAGCAGCGAGACACTCTTCGGGACGCTCGGCGACCAGACAGTATGGCTGCTGATCTGCGCCTTCGTCCTGGCGGCCGCAGTGGCCCGGACCGGGCTCGCGGGGCGGGCGGCGGCGTTTCTGGTCGGCGGGGCGCGCACCGTGCGGCAGCTGGTGCATCTGACCACGGCGGCGCTGGTGGTCACGGCGTTCGCGGTGCCGGCCACCTCGGGCCGGGCCGCGCTCGCTCTGCCGGTGTTCCTGGCCCTCGCCAAGGCGCTCGCCGATCGGAGGCGGCTGGTCGTGATGCTGGCGCTGCTGTTCCCGACCGTGATCCTGCTGTCGGCGGTGGCGACCCTGATCGGCGCGGGTGCGCATCTGATCACCGCGTCGGTGCTGTGGGAGGCGACCGGCGAGCGGATCGGCTTCACCCAGTGGCTGCTGCTGGGGCTGCCGCTGGCTGTGGTGTCCTCCCACCTGGCCGCCGAGGTGGTGCTGTTGACGACGACCGGGCGCACGGACCGGAAGGGACCGGTACGGATCACCGCCGAGCAGATCCAGGAGCACAGCGACCAGCCGGTGACCGGTCCTTGGTCGTCCGCCGAGACGCGGTGCGCGCTGCTGCTCGGCACGGTCGTCGTGCTGTGGTGCAGCGAGCCGCTGCACCGGGTGTCGCCCGCCGTCGTCGCGTTGATCGGCGCGGTCGTCGCCTCCTCACCGGCCCTGGGCACCGTGCGTCTGAAGGAAGCGCTGAAGACCGTACCGTGGCCACTGCTGCTGTTCATGGCCGCGACGATGGCGATGGGCGTTGCGCTCGCCGAGTCGGGCGCCGCGAAGTGGCTGGTCTCCGGGCTCCCCAAGGGAGTCACCCCGGCCGTCTTCCTGACGGTCGTGGTCGTGATCAGTACGGTGGCTCATCTCGTCCTGCAGTCCCGTTCGGCGCGCTCGTCCGTCCTCGTCCCGCTGGTCGTGGCGGCCGCCGCCGTAGCCGGGGTCAACCCCGTGGCCGCCGCGCTGGCGTCGACCGCGGCAGCGGGCTTCTGCCACACGCTTCCCGCCTCCGCGAAACCGGTCGCGCTCTTCGCCGACATACCCGGCCTCCCCACCTACACCCCGCGCGACCTGCTGCGGCTGTCCGCCGTCCTGGCGCCGCTCACCGCCGCGCTGGTCCTGCTCTTCGCCCTCGCCGTGTGGCCACTGCTCGGCGTACCCGTCCTGAAGTCCTGA
- a CDS encoding glycerate kinase encodes MLSRIAVAPSGFKESLSAREAAEAIATGVRRVVPYADIDLIPLVDGGEGTAAALAAQAGGRLVALPATGPVGEPVGTHFARLPDGTAVVEMAAVAGLSLVPRRMRDPGTTTTYGVGELIRAALDAGARRILVGCGDSGTSDGGAGALQALGARLLDADGWELPPGGRELIRLRRIDPSGLDPRLKVVDLRVACNPCNVLCGERGVARVFGPQKGATPAQVEELAAALEHWADVLTRDLDVGTDLCHGPGTGASGGLGAGLAALGARLLPRFDVLLDHLDLDTRLARTDLVITAEGALDHQTPRGKVPSEVARRAKRFGRPVLALAGTIGEGAHEVGATGVDAYSAILPAPVSLSEALGRGGEFLTDATERALRMILLGTRLLRDRAEMPGDAAPLLNAVAPPSSGILTSGWQQ; translated from the coding sequence ATGCTGTCCCGTATCGCTGTCGCTCCCAGCGGCTTCAAGGAGTCCCTGTCCGCACGAGAGGCGGCAGAGGCCATCGCCACCGGCGTACGCCGTGTCGTCCCCTACGCCGACATCGATCTGATCCCGCTGGTGGACGGCGGCGAGGGCACGGCGGCGGCCCTGGCCGCCCAGGCCGGCGGCCGGCTCGTCGCGCTGCCCGCCACGGGCCCGGTCGGCGAGCCGGTCGGCACCCACTTCGCGCGGCTGCCCGACGGCACGGCCGTGGTCGAGATGGCGGCCGTCGCCGGGTTGTCGCTGGTGCCGCGCAGGATGCGCGATCCGGGCACCACCACGACGTATGGAGTCGGCGAGCTGATTCGTGCCGCGCTCGACGCTGGGGCGCGGCGCATCCTGGTGGGCTGCGGCGACTCCGGTACGTCCGACGGGGGTGCCGGAGCACTCCAGGCGCTCGGCGCCCGTCTGCTGGACGCGGACGGCTGGGAACTCCCGCCCGGTGGGCGGGAGTTGATCCGCCTGCGCCGCATCGACCCGAGCGGCCTGGACCCGCGCCTGAAGGTGGTCGATCTGCGGGTCGCCTGCAACCCGTGCAACGTGCTGTGCGGCGAGCGCGGCGTCGCCCGCGTCTTCGGCCCTCAGAAGGGCGCGACCCCTGCCCAGGTCGAAGAGCTGGCGGCTGCCCTGGAGCACTGGGCGGACGTCCTCACCCGGGACCTTGATGTGGGCACGGACCTCTGCCACGGTCCCGGAACCGGCGCCTCCGGCGGGCTCGGCGCCGGGCTCGCCGCGCTCGGCGCCCGCCTCCTGCCCCGTTTCGATGTCCTCCTCGACCACCTCGACCTCGACACTCGATTGGCCCGCACCGACCTCGTCATCACCGCCGAGGGCGCCCTCGACCACCAGACCCCACGCGGCAAGGTCCCCTCCGAAGTGGCCCGGCGCGCCAAACGGTTCGGACGGCCGGTGCTCGCTCTGGCCGGCACCATCGGGGAGGGCGCCCACGAAGTCGGGGCGACGGGTGTGGACGCATACAGCGCGATCCTGCCCGCCCCCGTTTCGCTGTCGGAGGCACTGGGCCGTGGCGGCGAGTTCCTCACCGACGCGACCGAACGCGCCCTGCGGATGATCCTGCTGGGCACCCGGCTGCTCCGGGATCGGGCAGAGATGCCCGGGGACGCGGCACCCCTCCTCAATGCGGTGGCTCCGCCATCGAGCGGGATCCTCACCAGCGGGTGGCAGCAGTAG
- a CDS encoding universal stress protein: MPDDLHASARHHGCDLIVIGRHGEDSHLRTTGLGPVALAAAERTRLPVLLVSPPTAGDGD; this comes from the coding sequence ATCCCCGACGATCTCCACGCCTCCGCCCGCCACCACGGCTGCGACCTCATCGTCATCGGCCGCCACGGCGAGGACAGCCACCTGCGCACCACCGGCCTCGGCCCGGTCGCCCTCGCCGCTGCGGAGCGCACCCGTCTCCCGGTGCTCCTGGTCAGCCCGCCCACGGCCGGGGATGGCGACTGA
- a CDS encoding transposase family protein has product MIITGFAAARARKLTPGQKDANRVLAVGRAPVEHSFAHLKNWRTLAKLRTDPTHATHLLRALLVLTNLEINR; this is encoded by the coding sequence GTGATCATCACAGGCTTCGCCGCCGCCCGCGCCCGCAAACTCACCCCCGGCCAGAAGGACGCCAACCGCGTCCTCGCCGTCGGACGCGCACCGGTCGAGCACAGCTTCGCCCACCTCAAGAACTGGCGGACCCTCGCCAAGCTCCGCACCGACCCCACCCACGCCACCCACCTCCTGCGCGCCCTGCTCGTCCTGACCAACCTCGAGATCAACCGCTGA